A single genomic interval of Aureliella helgolandensis harbors:
- a CDS encoding sulfatase family protein has translation MLRFVLSSIVIATCAWLEASEGPTVQRPNILWIIPDDMSAHFSCYGETAIATPNVDRLAASGVQFNHAFVTAPVCSTCRSAFITGMYQTSIGAHHHRSGRGELKIELPQEIALLPKLFQDAGYYTAITGWPITGRQGKTDYNFEWNPSIYDGVDWSQREPGQPFFAQIQTPGGKLRGSDASGWTKMAQNARRTLGDATTNDAVALPPYYPNHPDILRDWAAYLDSVRMTDVMVGEVLEKLEADGDLENTLVLFMTDHGISHARGKQFLYDEGLHVPLIISGPGIPAATIRNDLVEHIDIAALSLAAAGIPIPEAMQARDILSVDYDPREATFAARDRCDETVDHLRSVRTDAFKYIRNFLPNRPYLQPCAYKDDKAILMALREYHAAGKLNAVQELLFRDIRPSEELYDLKQDPHEIRNLAGDPAYAAPLAELRRKLNDWMDDTGDLGQEPESQEMYDSDMKVYTDRLGGPKFDPAHLQQVQDNIALMKQWARQGK, from the coding sequence ATGCTTCGATTTGTCTTGAGTTCCATCGTGATCGCTACCTGTGCTTGGCTGGAGGCCTCTGAGGGCCCGACTGTGCAGCGGCCGAATATCTTGTGGATCATTCCGGATGACATGTCAGCCCATTTCTCTTGCTACGGGGAAACGGCCATCGCGACGCCGAACGTCGATCGCTTGGCGGCGAGTGGTGTTCAATTCAACCACGCCTTTGTAACGGCTCCCGTCTGCTCAACCTGCCGCTCAGCATTCATTACAGGCATGTACCAAACATCGATCGGCGCCCATCACCATCGCAGTGGGCGCGGCGAGCTGAAAATCGAACTCCCCCAAGAGATTGCATTGCTGCCGAAGCTTTTCCAAGACGCAGGCTACTACACCGCGATTACCGGATGGCCAATTACCGGGCGACAGGGGAAGACCGATTACAATTTTGAATGGAACCCGTCGATCTACGATGGCGTGGATTGGTCGCAACGCGAGCCGGGTCAACCCTTTTTCGCGCAGATTCAAACGCCAGGCGGAAAGTTGCGTGGCTCGGATGCATCGGGCTGGACCAAGATGGCGCAGAATGCGCGACGGACGCTCGGCGACGCCACGACGAATGACGCCGTGGCCCTGCCGCCCTACTATCCCAACCACCCAGATATCCTTCGCGACTGGGCTGCCTATCTCGATTCAGTGCGTATGACCGACGTAATGGTGGGGGAAGTGCTGGAAAAATTGGAAGCCGACGGAGATCTTGAGAACACGTTGGTTTTGTTCATGACCGACCACGGCATTAGTCATGCGCGCGGCAAACAGTTCTTGTACGACGAAGGACTTCACGTTCCCCTGATCATCTCCGGACCAGGTATTCCAGCGGCAACCATCCGCAATGACTTGGTGGAGCATATTGACATCGCAGCCTTGTCATTGGCTGCCGCTGGCATTCCCATCCCCGAGGCGATGCAGGCGCGAGATATCCTATCTGTGGACTACGACCCCCGAGAGGCAACATTTGCAGCCCGCGATCGGTGCGATGAGACCGTGGATCACCTACGCAGCGTCCGCACCGATGCGTTCAAGTACATCCGCAACTTTCTCCCCAACCGCCCCTACCTCCAACCTTGTGCCTACAAAGACGATAAAGCGATCTTAATGGCACTGCGTGAGTATCACGCGGCTGGCAAGCTCAATGCAGTTCAAGAGCTGTTGTTCCGCGATATTCGACCGAGCGAGGAGCTGTATGACTTGAAACAAGATCCTCATGAGATCCGCAACTTAGCAGGCGATCCGGCCTACGCCGCACCACTAGCCGAACTCCGCCGCAAGCTGAACGACTGGATGGACGATACTGGCGATCTTGGGCAGGAGCCGGAGTCCCAGGAGATGTACGATAGTGATATGAAGGTCTACACCGATCGGCTGGGTGGCCCCAAATTTGATCCCGCTCACCTCCAACAAGTCCAAGACAATATCGCGTTGATGAAACAGTGGGCCAGACAGGGCAAGTAG